The region CCGTCCTCCCGGAGGACTTGTCGTATTTCATCCGGTACGGCGTCGACACCACCACGGCCCTGAAGTTGCTGACCAGCGGTGTGAAGTCACGACGCATCGCTCACCAGATCGGTCGCAAGGCTCAAGCGCAGGACATCGAGTGGCGCGAGGTGCGTGACTGGCTCCGAAACCTCCACATCGCCGGATGGCGCCACGATTTCGAAGCAACACCTCGGGAGATCGAGGACCTGGCCGAGTTCTGCCGGTCACCGGCCCGGAGCCCACTGCGGCAACTTCTGGAGGACCACGAAACGACAGTCGATCTGGCTCGCCCGCTCGATTTTCTGCCAACGAGTCCACGGGCGGTCGAGCTACGTATGCCCAGCCCGTCCGCCCCAGTCGAAGTCTGGACTGTCGATTCGCCAGCCTCCCGGATCGGGATCATCGCGGCGGCTTCACACGCCGACATCCATCTGCTGCACAGCAGTGGCGTCGAGTGCTCCGCAACCACCGACGGCATCGTGGTGAGACTCCGCGAGGCGGACTGACCGCTACAAGGGATCGTCCACTAAGCGATGCTCCTATGCGTCAAGCCGGTTGTGGCTCGGCGGTCCGCGACGGCGCTGGGAGTGCGGTGTTGTGGCCGATGAGCGCTTTGAAGACTTCGCGAGCCAGGTAGCGTTTGAGGCACCGGATGATCTCCCGCTTGGACTTGCCTTCTGCAGTGCGTCGAGCGGCGTAGGCGCGCGTCCTGGGGTCGCGACTTGGGCGACCGATTGCGAGCAGGTGCAACGCCCGGTTGGCGTCCCTGTTCCCACCGCGGTTGAGCCGGTTTGGGATCGTAATCGCCCGTTGCGGCGGTGTCGGCTACCTGACACACCCGCGCTCGCCGCCGGACGCGGCGAAGTCCCGGTCGGCGTCCTCCGCCTGGCGTTCGAAGCCGCCGGCGCTCTCTTGCGTGAACCCTAGCCGTGAGCGCGTCGACCTCGTTCGGTGTCAACCCGCCGCCTTGACTAGGGACGCGACATACGACTGTCTATTACTTAGGTACAGTGCGGGTCGTTGGGCAGCAGCCAGGCCGCACGCAGTCGAGGTCCGCCAACCTCGGTGCGCCGCCTGACCGCTGCCCACGCATAAGGGATGTGTCGGTGGGTCAGGGCGTTACGCCTTGGCCCGCCAGCACGAAACGCATTGCGTACGCCGCCAGCAGCGTCAACGACACGATCGCAGCGCGCACAGTCCGCTGGCATTGCACACAGCAACACCACCAGCCCGGCGATCCATCTCCGTGCATTGGGTATATCCCTCCTTCCTGAGGTTTGGGACGTGCATGCAGGAGGCTACCGAAATGAGATCCACTCTTCGCGTGCAACCCCTCGTTGACCTGCATAGTTGTACAACTATGGCAATGCCGTCTGCTTGACCAGCAGGGTTCGAGATAGTTGTACAACTATGACGAGCCCACCCACTTGACTTCCAGCGTTCGCCTCTATGGCTGCGATCGCCATCAGGGGGTGAGCACATGGCCGCCTCCCCCATCACCGACGCGGACCGAGAGCGCATGCGCGAGCTGCACGCGCAGGCTCGACTGAGGTGCCCCGAGTTTGGTGGAGGCCCTGAAGCCAGGATGATCGTCCTGGCAGATGGGAGATCCAAGGTTCGATGGCTGCTCCGAAGAAGTACCCGACGAACTGCGTGAGCGTGCGGTGCGTGAGGTGGCCGAGTCCGGCCGGCCGATCGCGCATGTCGCTCGTGATCTCGGTATCCACCCCGAGGCGCTGCGTAACTGGGTCCGGCAGGCCGAGGCCGACCGCGGTGAACGCACCGATCGAGCCACGACCAGCGAGAAAGACGAGCTGACACGGTTGCGCCGCGAGGTTGCCGAGCTGCGGCGGGCCAACGAGATCCTCAAGGCGGCGAGCGTGTATTTCGCCAAGGAGCTCGACCGTCCCCGGACGAAGTGACCGCGATGATCGATGATCACAAGGACCGCTTCGGGGTCGAGCCGATCTGTCGGGTGCTGGAGTTCCCGCCCAGCACGTACTACGCCCACAAGGCCCGTAAGCCCGCTCGACGAAGCCTGCGAGATGAGGAGTTGCTCGTGCAGATCCGCCGGGTGCACGAGGCCAGCGCCCGCACCTATGGGGCTCGGCGGATTTGGCACCAGCTGCGCCGCGACGGCATCGAGGTCGCCCCCTGCACCATCGAGCGGCTGATGCACGTCCACGGGATCGAGGGCGTCGTCCGAGGCGGCAAACGCCGCACCACCATCCCCGAACCGACCGCGCCCCGGCCACCGGATCTGGTCGACCGCCGGTTCGTGGCCGCCGAGCCCAACCGGTTGAGGTCGCGGACATGACCTACGTGCGCACCTGGACGGGCTGGGTCTACGTCGCGTTCGTCCTCGACGTCTACTCACGCATGATCGTGGGCTGGCAGCTGGCCGGGCACCTGCGCACCGATCTACCCCTGGAAGCATTGGAAATGGCTCTATGGCAACGAAAAATCCGGCACAGTGACGGACTGATCCACCACTCCGACAGGGGTAGTCAAGGCGGATTCAACTGGTCGTCGCAACACCTCAATGTGTAGGAGTGTGTTGTGGCGCAGGGAAGAGCGCGTGCGGCGATTGCGGCTGGCCGTCCGCCGCTTCGGTCTCCGGACGGCCTCCGGTCAATCGGCGGCCGGAGCAGCAGCGTTTCTGGCGGCTGATCGCCGAGGGACTCTCTAGCGAGGAGGCTGCCGTCGCCTGCGGCGTGTCGATGCCGTTGGGGCCACGATGGTTCCGTGAGGGTGGCGGGATGCCACCGATCAGCCTGGACCCGCCGTGCGGCCGCTACCTGTCGTTCGCCGAGCGCGAGGAGATCACCGTGCTGCGGGCCAAGGAGTGCGGGGTCCGTGAGATCGCCCGCCGTCTGGGCCGATCTGCGTCGACGATCTCGCGAGAGCTGCGGCGCAATGCGGCGACCCGCGGCGGGCGTCTGGACTATCGGGCCTCGGTCGCGCAGTGGCACGCCGACCGGCAGGCTGGCCGCCCCAAGGTGTGCAAGCTGGCCGCGAACGACCTGCTGAGGGAGTATGTGCAAGACCGGCTCGCCGGCACTGTTTCCGCCCCGGACGGACGGGAGGTGCCCGGGCCGGAGACACGCTGGATCGGTCGGCGGCACGGGCGTCGCCAGGACCGCCGCTGGGCGTTGGCGTGGAGCCCGGAACAGATCGCCCACCGGCTCCCCGTCGACTTTCCCGAGGACGAGACGATGCGAATCTCGCACGAGGCCATCTACCAGGCCCTCTACATTCAAGGCCGCGGCGCGTTGCGCCGCGAACTGACCGCGTGTTTGCGGACGGGGCGTGCGCTGCGGGTGCCTCGAGCGCGCACCCGAGGCCGTGGGAAGAAGTTCGTTACCGAGGAGGTGATGATCAGTCAGCGACCCGCTGAGGTCGAAGACCGCGCTGTTCCAGGCCACTGGGAAGGCGATCTCATCATCGGCCTGGACAGTTCCGCGATCGGAACCCTGGTCGAACGCAGCACCCGCTTCACGATGCTGCTACACCTGCCACCCATGCCCGGCCACGGCGGTCCTCGCGCCAAGAACGGCCCAGCGCTGGCCGGACACGGCGCCGAAGCCGTACGCGACGCCGTCGCCACCACCATCACGAACCTGCCCGACCAACTGCGCAAGTCTCTAACCTGGGACCAGGGTGCGGAGATGGCCCAGCACGCCCAAATTCGGATCGACACAGGACTCCAGATCTACTTCGCTGACCCCCACAGTCCCTGGCAACGCGGGACCAACGAGAACACGAATGGCCTACTGCGTCAGTATTTTCCAAAGGGAACCGACCTATCGCGGCACAGCCGCAGCGATCTCGACGCTGTCGCCGCCGCACTCAATGCTCGTCCACGTAAGACACTCGGCTGGAAGACACCGGCCGAAGAACTAAACGAGCTGCTACTCTTACATCAATAAGCCGGTGTTGCAACGACCGCTTGAACCTGGGCAATACCTGTCCATCCGCTACGGCCAACGCCTGGCCGAGGTCGGTGTGACCGCCTCGGTCGGCTCGGTCGCCGACTCCTACGACAACGCCATGGCCGAGGCCCTCAACGGAACCTTCAAAGCCGAACTGATCGAACGACGCAGCTGGCCGAACCCGGCCGCGGTCCAACGAGCCGTGCTGCAATGGGTCGGTTGGTACAACCACGACCGCCTCCACAGCGCGATCGGCCACGTCCCACCCGCCGAATACGAAGCCATGCACTACCGTTCCACCATCACCCCGAAGACCGCCTGATCCACACACTCCGGTCTCCATCAAAACCGGGGCAGCTCAACCTTCAGCCCTCCTCGGCGGATGGCTGGCCCCGGAGAGCGTATGTGTCCCGAAACAGGACACATCGTGGACCGAAGTGGACACGCGGCGACACTCCCTAAGTCGTGGACTATTACCAAGACTGGGATGCGTGGACTTCGTCAGAGTGCAGGCGGGAACAGACTTTGATGCTGGATCCAGCCTCGGGCATAGGGCAGCGTTCGGTGGTCGCTGATGGACGTGAGCAGGATTTCAACAGGACTTACTTCAGCCTGGAGCCATCTTCTGGCCGACTGGGATCGGACCCTGCGCTCATCGGGGAAGCCCGAGACCACGCGCTACAACTACCTCCTTGCCGTGGCCCAGTTTGCCCGCTTTCTCACCGACAACGCGGCCGACTGCGCTGCCGGGCCAGCGGCGCCGGCAGAGTCGACGCGTGCGCACATCGAGGAGTTTCAGGCCTGGATGATCGAGACACGCTCGGCCTCGACAGCCTTGAACAAGCACAAGGTTCTGCAGCAGTTCTTCAAGTGGCTCGCCGAGGACGAGCAGGAGATCGACCGCTCACCCATGGAACGTGTCAAGGCCCCCACCACACCCACCAAACTGGTGCCGGTCATGGGCGATGAGGACACCAAGAAGATCCTCGACACCTGCAACGGCAAGACGTTCACCGACCTTCGAGACCAGGCGATCATCCGTCTCTACTACGGCACCGGCGCACGATTGGCCGAAGTCGCGAACCTCACCACCGACGACCTCGACATGGCCACCGACTCGGTCGTGTACCAGGGCAAGGGCGGGAAGAGTCGGCGCGTGCGGTTCGGACCGAAAACCGCCCGGGCACTGAGTCGCTACCTGCGCGCTCGCTCCCGTCACCGCGCAGCGGACGTGCCGAGCCTCTGGCTGGCCGCACGCGGCGCCCAGCCACTGCAGGCGAACGGGATCAAGATCATGCTGAAGAGACGAGGCAAACACGCTGGAGTATCCGGCGTTCACGCCCACCGATGGCGCCACAACTACGCCCACGCGTGGAAGCTCGCCGGCGGCGACACCGGTGATCTGATGCTGCTGCTGGGCTGGAGCACGGATGCGATGGCTCGCCACTACGGTGCCAGCGCTGCCGCCGAACGCGCCCAGGAAGTCCAACTGCGAATGAGAATCGGGGAAAATGTCTAACGATCAAGGAATGACTCCATCCCAGCGCAGTCGGCGAGCCCGAGCCGCCGCCCATGCCTCCTGGGCCAACACCGCTGACCGAACGGCACGAACGAGCCACGGAACCCGAGCGTTTCTCGCTCGCTTCGAGCGGCAGGTCGACCCGCATGGCCAGCTTGATCCAGCGGAGCGGGAAGTGCGAGCACGCCACGCCCGCATGGCCTACATGCTCAGCCTCGCCGAACGCTCCGCTCAGGCGAGAAGCAAGAGACGCGCACAAGCAGAACGGCAGTAGCCGAGACCCCACTCGGGTCTGCGATCACTGTCGCGGAACGCGGGCGGTGCGGTGTGCTCCGTGCACACCGCACCGCCTGCGCTTCTGTCATCGGCCTGGCCCGCAAAGGCTCGTTCAGACGTCGTCGCCGATTCCCATGCGCACCTGGCTCTCCTGGGCCCGCTCGGCGGCGGCGCTGGCGCCGTAGTGCCGCGGCATCGCATCCGAACTCCACCCCAGCAGCAACATCAGATCACCGGTGTCGCCACCGGCGCGCTTCCACTGATGGGCGTAGGTGTGGCGCCACCGGTGCGCGTGCACGTGGTCCAGGCCCGCCCTCTGGCCCAGCCGCTTGAGGCGGATCTTGATGCCGTTGGCGTTGAGAGCCTGTCCCCCGCGATCAGCCAGCCACAAGTTCGGCAGATCAGCACCCTTGCGCTTGGCGCGCGCACGCAGATAGCGGCTCAGCGCGCGGGCGGTCCTGGCACCCATGCGCACCCGCCGGACCTTGCCGCCCTTGCCGTAGAGGGTCACCGACTCCGTCTTGAGATCGACATCCTCCAGCCTGAGGTGGGCGACCTCGGCCAGCCGGGCCCCGGTGTTGCAGAACAGCCGGATGATCGCCTGATCCCGCAGGCTCAAAAAGTCCTTGCCCTTGCAGACCTCCAGCAGGCGCGTGGTCGCCTCCTCCTCGAGCACCGGAACCAGCTTGGTCGGCGCCTTGGGCAACCGCACCCGCTCCATCGGGGAACGATCGATCTCCTCCTCGTCGAGCATCAGCCACTTGAACAACTGCTGCAGGGCCTTGTGCTTGTTGACCGCCGTGGCCGCCGAACGCGTCTCGATCATCCACGCCTGGAACGCCTCGATGTGGGCCTTGGCGACCTCGGCCGGGTCCTCGGCCGCCGCGTCGGCCTCGGGATCGGGCGCGTGCTCGGCGAGATACCGCGCCAGCTGCGCGGCGGCCAGGACGTAGTTGTAGCGGGTGGTCTCCGGCCGGTTGCCGGAACGCAGGCTGCGGTCCCAGTCCCGCAGGTAGCCGGCCCAGGTCACAGACAGGCCGTCGGTGATCCGTTCAAGATCCATCGGGGGCATCGCGAAGCTCCGAAGTCAAGGTGTCGGTAAGCGGCATGCTTGACTTCGAAGAACGAACATTGATCATCAAAAAAGGGTCTTCACAGGTTCTGACCTGCGAAGACCCTTTCGACCGTCGGGACGGCGGGATTCGAACCCACGACCCCTTGACCCCCAGCGGTGGCCGGACAAGTGCGCCACCAGCACAAACAGCGACACCGCAGGTAAGGGCGCTCCCGTCCACTGCCGTATAGAGCGATATGCCGTGGAACTCGCCAACACGATCCTCCCACTTTCCTCCCAACACCAGCGTCAAAACGGCCTGCTTGACCATCACCCGGTGTGGGTTCAAGACGCTGGACCGAGTCGACTCGTACGCCGACTATCCCTGGCTCAACGCACGTCAAGCCTCCCAGATTCCTCCCCCGCTGTCCCTCCCACCCGGAATATCCAGGACCAAGTCCCGCCCGGCGGGACTCAGCGCCCGGCCAGTGCGCTGGCACCTGCCGCGTGGACTCTCCCCAACCGGATGGCTGGACAACGCAGGCGTCCAGCCCTCACTGACAGCTCCTGGGGCGCAGCCACACTCTGCCGGACACCGCGACCTGCGAGATCCGAGGCGCTAGACGAAGTGATCGTCATGGGCAAGGTTGGCATCCTCATCGGTCCTGGCGAACCGATGCCACGTCTGGCGCGGCACAGTCACCCCGATTCCGGTGTGGGCGTTGCGCTCCTAATCGCCCTGGCGGACCGATGCCACGACCGTCCGAGTCTGGAGAGTCGAATGTTAACGGCGGCGTTGTGGCGTCGAGATCGACACCGACGGCGATGTGAGCATAGCGGTTGTGGACCCTGGTGGCCGTCACGGACCTTCATCACCAGCGCATCCAGGTAAATGACCGGGTATATCTCTTCCAGTAGACGCGACTGCCGGACCGTGACCTCTCCAGCACCGTGTCGGTGATCTTGGATATCGATCTTCTCGTGCGACAGCTCCAGTTGCGCTGCAGGTGATGCTGAATATCGCGCACGGCCATCCCCGCCCACGTACAGCGAGAGGGATGTTCTCGTCCAGACCGCCGACCCACCGCGGGCCCTTCGGCACCAGACGCGACTCAAACGATCCGGCTCGGTTGCGGGGCACGTCTTGACCAGCTTGGACAGGAACCCGCCCTGCCCGGTCAACGCCAACCGGTCCCGATCGACGTTGTCCGTCACACCATCAAGCAGACCAGCCTCAAGCATCTCCTTGACCGCATCCGGGGCCGACCGCGGCGACACCGTGGTCCCGAACGGATCCGCTCACACTGGCAGACGTGGCCATTCGCGCTGCTCACTCAGCAGTTCTCCCGGCGGGCTTCCGACACACCGGTGCCCAAACTCCCCCGTTGCCCTCGAAGCAATCTTCCGGAACGATCTAGGTCCGTGGACGACGACATGCGGCAAACTCCACAGATCACCGTCGAAGGCTCCAGCGAACCTGCGAGAAGTCATGGATGGCAAGCGGTGTGGGACGGCACTCTCGCTTTCGCGTTCGGGGGTATGTTCACCGGCGGTTTCGGGGTCGAGTTCGTGAAGTCGTTCGCCACCGGCGACGACAAGGGACGCTGGTGGATCACGGCATGTCTCGCCATTGCGGTCGCCACCCTCGTCCTCGGGACAGTGCAGCGCCGCCGACAACAGCGATTGCAGCAAGTTGGCATCGTGGCCACCGCAGACGACCGCAAGCGTGGAGCATACCCAGACCGAGACGCCCTTGCGTTCAGCTGCACCGCTTATGCCGCCACGCTCAAAACCAGCATCATTCTACCTGAGAACAAACCGTGGAACGACCACGAGATCGATGCACTCGCCGACGAAGTCGTACGCGCCATCCAGATCGCCACCACAACCGTTTCGGATTCGGCACGCATCAACCTCATTCCAACCATGCCCCTCAACGTCGGATTCTGGTTCGGCACCCGACTGAAGTCCGACAAAGCACACGAGATCGCCATTCATGGCCGGAAGAGAAACAACGGTTCTCCCTCCTACTTCCCCGCGACGATCCTCCGTGAAACGACCACCACCGCGACACCGCTTGAAGTCGGTATGGAAACCTTCGAGGACGGGGATCCCGATGTGGCGGCGATCGCCCTGGACCTGCAGGGACGCGGCAATGACTTTCTTGTTCCAGTCCGGAAGGTCTGCCAAGAACACGGTGCCCGGACGCTGCTCAGCCTCCGCACATGGTCGACCACAATCCCGGAGACCAGGGAGGCTTTCACCGCCGTCGTCGAACAAGCCTGCCGCGAGTGGCGCAAGCACACGGAAACGACGGGGGCGCAACGACATCGACTCATCTTTCTCAGCGGCCCCATCCCAATCGCCGTCGCACTCGGCGCTCGATTCGCCCCCGAACGGGGCCGCTGGACCGCCTTCACCTTCGACCGAGACACGAGCCGGTACGTACCCTTCCCAACCCGGGATTGACCTGCAGCAGCCTCTACTCGGATGGCCCCACACGCGAGCGGCCCAGCGACGCCACCACCAGGCGGGGGCACTCGCGGCGAATCACCGCAGGTCAGAAGCGAGAGGCAGGCATGTAAGATCCACATCGGTGGACGCTAAGATCGACACCGAGCACCCGCTCGAAACGATCTTTGAAAAGCCAGGACACGGGCACCGAAAACAAGGAGCCCCCGTCACCGACGCGCAGCGTCGGTCCTCATTGCGGCCTCCAGCATCGCCGGGTCCTTGAACAGCGCCTCGATCCCGTCACCGACGCGCAGCGTCGGTCCTCATTGCGGCCTCCAGCATCGCCGGGTCCTTGAACAGCGCCTCGATCCCGTCACCGACGCGCAGCGTCGGTCCTCATTGCGGCCAGGCGTTCGGCGGAGAGCAGGCCCGGGAGTTCGGGCCCGTCACCGACGCGCAGCGTCGGTCCTCATTGCGGCATTCGGCCTGGGGATGGATCTCAGCCTGCTCGCGTACCCGTCACCGACGCGCAGCGTCGGTCCTCATTGCGGCGCCGCATACGCAGGTCCAGTTGCCGTCGGCATCGACGGCCCTCACCGACGCGCAGCGTCGGTCCTCATTGCGGCAGGAACCACGCGATCAGCGCGCCGGGCAGACCGTTCCCGTCACCGACGCGCAGCGTCGGTCCTCATTGCGGCCGGCGCCGGTGGGTGCGGAGACGGACGTTGGTGTGCAACGCCCGTCACCGACGCGCAGCGTCGGTCCTCATTGCGGCGGCACGTCGCTCGCCTGCGATGTGCGCAGCTTCCTCCGTCACCGACGCGCAGCGTCGGTCCTCATTGCGGCAGTACGCAGGAGTCCAGCCGTGAAGATCCAGACCCGCCGTCACCGACGCGCAGCGTCGGTCCTCATTGCGGCATTCGGCCTGGGGATGGATCTCAGCCTGCTCGCGTACCCGTCACCGACGCGCAGCGTCGGTCCTCATTGCGGCGCCGCATACGCAGGTCCAGTTGCCGTCGGCATCGACGGCCCTCACCGACGCGCAGCGTCGGTCCTCATTGCGGCAGGAACCACGCGATCAGCGCGCCGGGCAGACCGTTCCCGTCACCGACGCGCAGCGTCGGTCCTCATTGCGGCCGGCGCCGGTGGGTGCGGAGACGGACGTTGGTGTGCAACGCCCGTCACCGACGCGCAGCGTCGGTCCTCATTGCGGCGGCACGTCGCTCGCCTGCGATGTGCGCAGCTTCCTCCGTCACCGACGCGCAGCGTCGGTCCTCATTGCGGCAGTACGCAGGAGTCCAGCCGTGAAGATCCAGACCCGCCGTCACCGACGCGCAGCGTCGGTCCTCATTGCGGCATCGGGTGTGCGTGCTTGCTGATTGGTGCCGGTACGACCGTCACCGACGCGCAGCCTCGGTCCTCATTGCGGCCCTACTACAACACCGGCAACGTCAGCTCGTTCTCGACCGTCACCGACGCGCAGCGTCGGTCCTCATTGCGGCGTCGCGGGCGAAGTCGTGGCTCCGGTGAATCTCCATCTCAGCCGTCACCGACGCGCAGCGCCGGTCCTCATTGCGGCCCACATCGAGAGATCCCCTACTACAGCGTGTAGCCCGGCAGCCGTCATCGACGCGCAGCGTCGGTCTTACTGCGGCTGCGCATAACCACGATGCGCCGTGATGAGCATCCAGTTGCCACCACGAGCGTTCCGGGCCGATCCTCCGCTTTCCGCAGCCGGGTGCTCCATACTTGCGTTCCTTACGATCACGCTGCCACGGGATCTTCAGGTACGTCGCTGTCTTGGCCTCTCATGTTGGCCTCTGCATCAGCCAATGGCTATTGCTGGCTTTCCAGCCGCCCGTCGCGGCTGCTCCGGTGAAAAGCTCACCGGAGGGGGTGGGTCTGATGTGGCCGCTTGCAATCCACTATCGAGTGAATCCCGAGATTCGGTGTGCGGGTGCATCATCCCTGGGTGTCACAGCCTGGCACATACCTACCTACAGGAGATGATCTCCCATGGATCCGCCATTGCCCATCGGCGCCCGCGCGCTCAGCGACTTCCGGTTTTGTCCGCGGCTGTTCCACTTGGAGCACGCGGAGGGCTACCGCTTCGACAGCGAGGAGATGCGCCTCGGACGTCACGTCCATGCCTCCGTGGACGTGACGTCCGGGCGAGAACGTCCAGCTCAGCGTATCGATCCGTCGAACTGGCGCATCTGCGCTCTCGCACTGTCGTCCGACGAACTCGGACTCGTGGCCGTGTGCGACGTCGTCGAGGCAGTCGGCGGGAACGTCCGGCCCGTCGAATACCGGCGGGGCGCGCCGCAGCGCGACGGGCAGCCGTGGCCGAACGACCGAATTCAACTGCTCGCTCAAATCGTGCTACTTCGACACCACGGCTATCACTGCACCCACGGTTACCTCTGGTACGACTCCGTCCGTCGGCGCGTCCCCGTGCCATGGAGTGCCACGGCCGAGGCCGAACTGCGCCACCATCTCTTCCGCGCACGCCACGTCGCGAGCCAAGGTCAGCCTCCGCCGCCACTGCGGCACAGTCCTAAGTGCCCACGGTGCGCGCTGCTGCCGATCTGCATGCCGGACGAGATCAACGAACTATCCGAACGGGATTCCGAGAAGCCAAGGAAGCTTCTCGCACGTGCCCCTGCCCGTGATCCTGTTTACGTCACCGAACCCGGGACCACTGTCGGCATCCGCAGCGAGCGCCTGGCGGTGCGCAAGGACCACGAAGAGCTTCTGTCCTGCAGGCTCCGCGACGTGCTGCACCTCGTGGCCGCCGGTCCGGTGCAAGTCACGAGCCAGGCCGTGCACGCACTTGCCGAGCAGGGCAGTCCGGTCGTGTGGACCTCCACAACTGGGAGACTCAAATCAGTCGATATACCAACCGTGGGCAAGCACGTTGAGCTACGGAGACGTCAGTTCACCGCGACACCGAACACCGCACTCGACTTCGCCCGCCGCATTGTCGGCGGCAAGATCCGCAACGCCCGCACTCTGCTGCGCCGCAATCCCCACGTCGAGGAACCGGACCTCCTGAACCGCCTCGACGCCGACGCCGTCCGCGCCGAACGGGCACCGACCCGCAGCACGCTGCTCGGCATCGAAGGCGCCGCAGCCCGCACGTACTTCGCCGGACTCGTCGAGACCTTCCGGACAGATCACCGTCTCCCCGGCCCGGCCTTCGACACCATGGGGCGGACCCGCAGACCACCTCGGGATGCGGTTAGCTGCCTGCTCTCGTTCCTGTACTGCCTACTGATCAAGGACATCACCACTGCCTGCTACGCCCTTGGTCTGGACCCGTACTTCGGCTTCTATCACCAGCCTCGGCACGGCAGGCCCGCGCTCACACTGGATCTTGCCGAAGAGTTTCGCCCGCTTATCGCCGACTCCACAGCCCTGACGCTGATCAATAACCTGCAAGCCGATCCGGCGATGTTCCACGTCCACTCCACCGCGGTCGCACTCACCTCGTCCGGGCGCCGCGACGTGATAGATGCCTACGAGCGTCGCCTGACCACCGAAGTCATACACCCGGTCTTTCGTTACAAGACGACTTATCGTCGGGCTATAGAGATCCAGGCACGCCTGTTCGCCGCCCACCTGCTCGACGAGATTCCACATTACACCGCGTTCACTAGTAGATGATTATCATGCGCCGTCACCGCTACCTCGTCGCGTACGACATCCGCGACCCCCGGCGCCTACGTCTGGTCGCGAAGAAGATGGAGGACTTCGGCGACCGCACACAGTACTCGGTGTTCCTGTGCGACCTGACACGTGCCGATGTCGCTGACATGACCCGCGCGCTGCTCACCGTCATCGACTCCACAATAGATCGCATACTTATAGTAGACCTCGGATCAGGCGACTCCGATAGCAGATTCGAGTTTCTGGGGCGCCGACACGGGCTACCGACCACCGGCCATCGGGTCCTCTGACGCGCCCAAAACCGCTGAAAGGCACAACAATCATGACCGCAAACACCGACACCACCGATTTCACCCCGCCGTACAACATCACGTGGCGCACGTTCCTCGGCAGCCTCGACCGCATGGCATCGGACGCGTCCCTGCCTTC is a window of Saccharopolyspora erythraea NRRL 2338 DNA encoding:
- a CDS encoding tyrosine-type recombinase/integrase, with the protein product MDVSRISTGLTSAWSHLLADWDRTLRSSGKPETTRYNYLLAVAQFARFLTDNAADCAAGPAAPAESTRAHIEEFQAWMIETRSASTALNKHKVLQQFFKWLAEDEQEIDRSPMERVKAPTTPTKLVPVMGDEDTKKILDTCNGKTFTDLRDQAIIRLYYGTGARLAEVANLTTDDLDMATDSVVYQGKGGKSRRVRFGPKTARALSRYLRARSRHRAADVPSLWLAARGAQPLQANGIKIMLKRRGKHAGVSGVHAHRWRHNYAHAWKLAGGDTGDLMLLLGWSTDAMARHYGASAAAERAQEVQLRMRIGENV
- a CDS encoding CRISPR-associated endonuclease Cas4/Cas1 → MDPPLPIGARALSDFRFCPRLFHLEHAEGYRFDSEEMRLGRHVHASVDVTSGRERPAQRIDPSNWRICALALSSDELGLVAVCDVVEAVGGNVRPVEYRRGAPQRDGQPWPNDRIQLLAQIVLLRHHGYHCTHGYLWYDSVRRRVPVPWSATAEAELRHHLFRARHVASQGQPPPPLRHSPKCPRCALLPICMPDEINELSERDSEKPRKLLARAPARDPVYVTEPGTTVGIRSERLAVRKDHEELLSCRLRDVLHLVAAGPVQVTSQAVHALAEQGSPVVWTSTTGRLKSVDIPTVGKHVELRRRQFTATPNTALDFARRIVGGKIRNARTLLRRNPHVEEPDLLNRLDADAVRAERAPTRSTLLGIEGAAARTYFAGLVETFRTDHRLPGPAFDTMGRTRRPPRDAVSCLLSFLYCLLIKDITTACYALGLDPYFGFYHQPRHGRPALTLDLAEEFRPLIADSTALTLINNLQADPAMFHVHSTAVALTSSGRRDVIDAYERRLTTEVIHPVFRYKTTYRRAIEIQARLFAAHLLDEIPHYTAFTSR
- a CDS encoding tyrosine-type recombinase/integrase, whose protein sequence is MDLERITDGLSVTWAGYLRDWDRSLRSGNRPETTRYNYVLAAAQLARYLAEHAPDPEADAAAEDPAEVAKAHIEAFQAWMIETRSAATAVNKHKALQQLFKWLMLDEEEIDRSPMERVRLPKAPTKLVPVLEEEATTRLLEVCKGKDFLSLRDQAIIRLFCNTGARLAEVAHLRLEDVDLKTESVTLYGKGGKVRRVRMGARTARALSRYLRARAKRKGADLPNLWLADRGGQALNANGIKIRLKRLGQRAGLDHVHAHRWRHTYAHQWKRAGGDTGDLMLLLGWSSDAMPRHYGASAAAERAQESQVRMGIGDDV
- a CDS encoding IS3 family transposase, with the protein product MIDDHKDRFGVEPICRVLEFPPSTYYAHKARKPARRSLRDEELLVQIRRVHEASARTYGARRIWHQLRRDGIEVAPCTIERLMHVHGIEGVVRGGKRRTTIPEPTAPRPPDLVDRRFVAAEPNRLRSRT
- a CDS encoding IS3 family transposase, with amino-acid sequence MTYVRTWTGWVYVAFVLDVYSRMIVGWQLAGHLRTDLPLEALEMALWQRKIRHSDGLIHHSDRGSQGGFNWSSQHLNV
- a CDS encoding IS30 family transposase, translating into MAEGLSSEEAAVACGVSMPLGPRWFREGGGMPPISLDPPCGRYLSFAEREEITVLRAKECGVREIARRLGRSASTISRELRRNAATRGGRLDYRASVAQWHADRQAGRPKVCKLAANDLLREYVQDRLAGTVSAPDGREVPGPETRWIGRRHGRRQDRRWALAWSPEQIAHRLPVDFPEDETMRISHEAIYQALYIQGRGALRRELTACLRTGRALRVPRARTRGRGKKFVTEEVMISQRPAEVEDRAVPGHWEGDLIIGLDSSAIGTLVERSTRFTMLLHLPPMPGHGGPRAKNGPALAGHGAEAVRDAVATTITNLPDQLRKSLTWDQGAEMAQHAQIRIDTGLQIYFADPHSPWQRGTNENTNGLLRQYFPKGTDLSRHSRSDLDAVAAALNARPRKTLGWKTPAEELNELLLLHQ
- a CDS encoding transposase; the encoded protein is MGDPRFDGCSEEVPDELRERAVREVAESGRPIAHVARDLGIHPEALRNWVRQAEADRGERTDRATTSEKDELTRLRREVAELRRANEILKAASVYFAKELDRPRTK
- a CDS encoding SAVED domain-containing protein; translation: MDDDMRQTPQITVEGSSEPARSHGWQAVWDGTLAFAFGGMFTGGFGVEFVKSFATGDDKGRWWITACLAIAVATLVLGTVQRRRQQRLQQVGIVATADDRKRGAYPDRDALAFSCTAYAATLKTSIILPENKPWNDHEIDALADEVVRAIQIATTTVSDSARINLIPTMPLNVGFWFGTRLKSDKAHEIAIHGRKRNNGSPSYFPATILRETTTTATPLEVGMETFEDGDPDVAAIALDLQGRGNDFLVPVRKVCQEHGARTLLSLRTWSTTIPETREAFTAVVEQACREWRKHTETTGAQRHRLIFLSGPIPIAVALGARFAPERGRWTAFTFDRDTSRYVPFPTRD